AGATGGTATAATAGCAGTGAGGGGAGGATACGGTTCTACCCGGATACTCAGGATGATAGACTATGAGAAAATTGAGGAGAACCCCAAACCGTTTATTGGCTATAGTGACATTACGGCACTTTTGACTGCTATATATAATATCACAGGGCTTGTTACATTTCACGGGCCAAACCTCACCTCAGATATAAATGATTATTCTTTGTGGTATTTTAAGGCCCAGCTTATGGATGGAGAGCCGGCAGGGGTGGTTGAAATACCTGAGGGCATTGAGGCAAGGTGTATAAGGCCTGGCCAGGCCGAAGGCCGCCTTATAGGCGGCAATCTTTCGCTTATATGCTCCACCCTGGGTACCCCCTACGAGATAGATACATTTAACCGCATCCTGTTTTTGGAAGACGTAAATGAGGAGCCGTACAGGATAGACAGGATGCTTACCCAGCTTAAAAATTCCGGCAAGCTGGAGAAGGCCTGTGGCATACTGCTTGGCTCATTCAAAGGATGCGGCGATGTCCAACCTGTGTTTGAGGATATCCTTGGCTCACTGGAAATACCAGTGCTCTATATACCTGTATTTGGCCATGACATCTATAAACTTACAATCCCAGAAGGCGTAATGGCAGAAATTGACGCTGAGCAGTCTATATTTAATATAAAGGAAGCACCTGTAATTTAAAAAGGAGTGATTTTTATGAGCTTGAATGGTAAGAAATACATTATGCTGGTAGAGGAAGGTTTTGAGGACTTAGAGTTATGGTACCCAGTAATTAGGCTCAGGGAAGAGGGAGCAGAGGTCAAGCTCCTGGGGAGAGAGAAAGGCAAGACCTACATCGGCAAACACGGCGTCCCAGCAGTGAGCGACTGCACCGTTGCAGATGTAAGCGCAGACGGGATAGATGGTCTCCTGGTACCTGGAGGCTGGGCACCGGACAAGTTGAGAAGGGATAAGGGCATATTAGAACTGGTTAGGGAGGTAAACGAACAGGGCAAACTCGTGGCTGCCATATGCCATGCAGGCTGGGTGCTGGCCTCCGCTGGTATGCTCAAAGGTAGGAAGATGACCTGCGTATCGGCAATAGTGGATGATATGGTAAATGCAGGTGCTTCCTACATTGACCAGGAGGTAGTGGTCGATGGCAACCTTATCACTTCAAGGACTCCTGATGACCTGCCAGCGTATATGCGGGAGATAGTAAAGAGGGAAAGTAAATAACATTACGGTGCCTGCACTGCAGGTACCTTTTTATTATGGAGGTTGTTTTTATGTGGGAATCTCTAGTAAGCGCCATAAACGATAGGATAGCTGCCATAAATTTTGCTGACTTTATATCAAAGGGAATAGGTATACTGATAGTAATTATTGTTGCCGGTATTGCCATAAGGACAGGCAGTTTTATTATTGCCCGTTTTGTCAGTGGCAGAAGCAGCAAAATGAATCTTCCTGTAGAGGAGAGACGGCTCAAGACGCTGGCAAGTATATTAAAGAGCGTTCTCAGGTATACAGTGTATTTCATTGCTGGAATGACAATACTGGACACATTGGGGGTACCAATGACTTCTATAATAGCAACGGCTGGAATTGGCGGCCTGGCCGTGGGTTTTGGAGCCCAGAACCTTGTCAAGGATGTAATCGCAGGCTTCTTTATGCTTTTGGAAGACCAGATATCGGTTGGCGACTATGTAACTATTGAAGGCATATCAGGTACAGTTACCGGGATTGGGCTTCGGGTCACGACCATCCAGGGTTTTACAGGAGAGATCAATATAATTCCCAATGGCTCTATAACAAAGGTTGTAAACTACTCAAGGGCTAACAATAAGGCTATAGTGGATGTAAGCATATCCTATGAGTCGGATATAGATAAGGCAATTTCGGTAATGAAGAGCGTGGGGGGAAAATTAATGGAAGAAAACCAAAACATAGTTGAAGAGCCAAATGTCCTCGGTGTAGTGAGTCTTGGTGACGCTGGCGTTACAATACGCATGGTCACTACTGTAAAGCCGACCACACAATGGAGTGTGGAGAGAGAACTCAGGAAAAGGATAAAAGAGGCCTTTGAACAGGAAGGTATAGAGATTCCTTACCCGCGGAGGGTGGTTATTCAGAAGGAGGCTTGATCTTCTCAACCATTTCTATCCTGTGCATTGTACTGGGATGGGTGTACGCAAACCATTCAATAAACAATGGTGGAGACATATCAGACAGGTTTCTTTTTGCCAGGTCTACCTGCAGCTTTATGACAGAATTCGGGTCTTCTGTCAACATTACTGATATCCTGTCCGCCTCGGTCTCCATTCTTCGTGACTCATAGTTATATATTGGATTGGCAATGTATGAGGCAAGCACAAAGAAAAGGGTTAGATACGCCCACAGGTAAGGTGGATAGCTGCCGTTAAAATGTATATCTATTTTCATAAAGGTATGCAGTATAAGTAGCATAATCAGGATGCCCAGTGAACTCTCGAGGAGGCCCTTTACGATATGCCCCTGCCTCCAGTGGCCCATCTCATGAGCTATAACAGCCCTCACCTCATCTTCCGGATAGTCTTTTAAAAGGGTGTCGTACAGGACTATCCTCTTTATCCTGCCGATTCCGGTAAAATAGGCATTGGCTTTAGTTGTTCTGCGGCTTGCATCCATTATAAGCACCTGATTAACGGGTATTCCGGCCTTATCAGCCAGTTCTTTTACCATTGCAATTATTTGTGGATCTTTTGCAGCCTCGAACTTGTTAAACAACGGTTCAACCAGTATTGGCCACAGAAAGGTCTGTACCACAAGCCACAGGGATATAAACGCCCAGGCTGTGATATGCCATGTGCCAGGCCATCTGTTTACTGCAAAGAACAGCAGTATGACACCTGTAGCTGATAGGACAAGGTCCAGCGCTGCACTTTTAATATAATCCATCCACCATGACATGAGGGTTTGAGTGGAAAATCCCCACTGTTTTTGAAGAAAATAGCCGCTGTAGAGGCTAAATGGGAGATTGATGATACGGAGTATCACCCACAGAATAAAAAAGTATAAAAGGATACTCAGGGTATACCTGCCAGCCACCTTTTCACACCAGTCTGAAAGATACCGTCCTGCCGTTCCCATTGTAAACCAGATAAGGAAAGAGAGCTCAACGGAAAAATTTATTGCTGAGACCATCCTGGATGCAGATGCATATGCCCTGGCTGAGACAATGTCACCCTCTGTAAAGTATCTGTAGGCGTCCCCGGCCGGTCTGCCTGGGAATGTAGTAAACCACAGGTATAACCCTAAGAATACAACTGTGATGCCAATCATAATGTACCAGAACCGGTTAAAACTAAAAGCC
The nucleotide sequence above comes from Calorimonas adulescens. Encoded proteins:
- a CDS encoding S66 peptidase family protein, with the translated sequence MNIKPRRLREGSRIGVVAPAGPVKETDIKNGISFLESLGFKAVVGESAMSEPIRYLAAHDELRAWDIDRMFEDKTIDGIIAVRGGYGSTRILRMIDYEKIEENPKPFIGYSDITALLTAIYNITGLVTFHGPNLTSDINDYSLWYFKAQLMDGEPAGVVEIPEGIEARCIRPGQAEGRLIGGNLSLICSTLGTPYEIDTFNRILFLEDVNEEPYRIDRMLTQLKNSGKLEKACGILLGSFKGCGDVQPVFEDILGSLEIPVLYIPVFGHDIYKLTIPEGVMAEIDAEQSIFNIKEAPVI
- a CDS encoding mechanosensitive ion channel family protein, producing the protein MWESLVSAINDRIAAINFADFISKGIGILIVIIVAGIAIRTGSFIIARFVSGRSSKMNLPVEERRLKTLASILKSVLRYTVYFIAGMTILDTLGVPMTSIIATAGIGGLAVGFGAQNLVKDVIAGFFMLLEDQISVGDYVTIEGISGTVTGIGLRVTTIQGFTGEINIIPNGSITKVVNYSRANNKAIVDVSISYESDIDKAISVMKSVGGKLMEENQNIVEEPNVLGVVSLGDAGVTIRMVTTVKPTTQWSVERELRKRIKEAFEQEGIEIPYPRRVVIQKEA
- a CDS encoding M48 family metallopeptidase — encoded protein: MAFSFNRFWYIMIGITVVFLGLYLWFTTFPGRPAGDAYRYFTEGDIVSARAYASASRMVSAINFSVELSFLIWFTMGTAGRYLSDWCEKVAGRYTLSILLYFFILWVILRIINLPFSLYSGYFLQKQWGFSTQTLMSWWMDYIKSAALDLVLSATGVILLFFAVNRWPGTWHITAWAFISLWLVVQTFLWPILVEPLFNKFEAAKDPQIIAMVKELADKAGIPVNQVLIMDASRRTTKANAYFTGIGRIKRIVLYDTLLKDYPEDEVRAVIAHEMGHWRQGHIVKGLLESSLGILIMLLILHTFMKIDIHFNGSYPPYLWAYLTLFFVLASYIANPIYNYESRRMETEADRISVMLTEDPNSVIKLQVDLAKRNLSDMSPPLFIEWFAYTHPSTMHRIEMVEKIKPPSE
- a CDS encoding type 1 glutamine amidotransferase domain-containing protein, encoding MSLNGKKYIMLVEEGFEDLELWYPVIRLREEGAEVKLLGREKGKTYIGKHGVPAVSDCTVADVSADGIDGLLVPGGWAPDKLRRDKGILELVREVNEQGKLVAAICHAGWVLASAGMLKGRKMTCVSAIVDDMVNAGASYIDQEVVVDGNLITSRTPDDLPAYMREIVKRESK